GACGCAAAGGAAAAATAAATGTAAAATGTAAAATAGGAAATGAAAAATGGGAAATTTTAGTACTTCGCAAGACTCATTACCTTTCAGTTATACATTTTCATTTTACATTTAACCGCACAGGTGGAAAAATTTTACCTATTACTTAAAATTTGGGAAGTTAGAGATTAACACTAACTATCTCTTTTTGTTATTCAGGTGCATTCGTGTTGATCCCGTTAGATAGTAAAACATTACGGGGTTCATTCAAGATTATATATTCTCTCTGTGTTCTCTGTGACTCTGTGGCTATATCCCTGAACGGTTACCATTACTCAAAAGGAGGGAATATTAATGATTAAAGTAATTGTCAGCGGTGTCTGTGGTAGGATGGGAAGTATGATTGCGAAGTTAGTATTTGAGCAAAAAGATATGGAATTGATTGCTGGAATTGAGCATTTAGGACATGAGGCGATTGGTTGTGATATTGGTGAAAGAATTGGAGATAAAAGAATAACCGTGCCTATTGTCGATAGTTTAGAAAAAATCATTAAATCAGGCGATGTTTTGATTGAATTTACTAATCCTAAAACAACGATTGAGCATCTTGAAATAGCCGCGGCAAATAATCTGGCAATGGTCATTGGGACAACAGGATTAGATAAGGCTCAAACAGATTGCATAAATGACCTATCATTTTCTATCCCGATTGTTTTTGCCCCAAATATGAGTATTGGAGTTAATCTTCTATTTAAGTTAGTTGGTGAGGTTGCAAAGGTATTAGGTAATGATTACGAAGTAGAGATACTTGAAGCACATCATCACCATAAAAAAGATGCCCCATCTGGCACGGC
The window above is part of the bacterium genome. Proteins encoded here:
- the dapB gene encoding 4-hydroxy-tetrahydrodipicolinate reductase, yielding MIKVIVSGVCGRMGSMIAKLVFEQKDMELIAGIEHLGHEAIGCDIGERIGDKRITVPIVDSLEKIIKSGDVLIEFTNPKTTIEHLEIAAANNLAMVIGTTGLDKAQTDCINDLSFSIPIVFAPNMSIGVNLLFKLVGEVAKVLGNDYEVEILEAHHHHKKDAPSGTAIMLGKIIADSLNRDFNQVAVYSRQGQVGERKPDEIGIFALRSGDIVGEHTVIFGSEGERLELIHRAHSRLTFAHGAIKAARFVAKKTPGLYDMQDVLNL